A genomic stretch from Helianthus annuus cultivar XRQ/B chromosome 1, HanXRQr2.0-SUNRISE, whole genome shotgun sequence includes:
- the LOC110912711 gene encoding cell division control protein 6 homolog B-like isoform X3: protein MLETELRESTCTSTLTSMVRVDHMAIALSRAYKSPIVDTIQSLPQHQQIVLCSVVKLFRKGKKDTTIGEFSIDISKSTLIPPVGIMELSCMCRVLGDQGILKLGQSRDNKLRTVTLQVDEADISFALQGIRFFRNSLQ, encoded by the exons GCACTTCAACTTTGACATCCATG GTGAGGGTTGATCATATGGCTATTGCTTTGTCGAGGGCTTACAAATCACCAATAGTCGACACTATACAATCCCTTCCACAGCATCAACAG ATTGTACTATGTTCTGTTGTGAAGCTGTTTCGTAAAGGAAAGAAGGATACAACAATAGGAGAG TTTTCTATTGATATCTCCAAATCAACATTGATACCACCAGTTGGTATAATGGAACTTTCATGCATGTGTAGAGTGCTAGGTGACCAG GGAATTCTAAAACTCGGTCAATCCCGAGATAATAAGTTAAGGACAGTGACGTTGCAAGTAGATGAAGCCGACATCAGTTTTGCATTGCAG GGCATTCGTTTCTTTAGGAACTCTCTTCAGTAA